From the genome of Acidimicrobiales bacterium, one region includes:
- a CDS encoding phage tail protein → MAVIEASSLPSPRGQSTVVVPEPGRGTTPGLGVARPLSEELPSLLQEDDFCVRFTQGLDEVLAPVFATIDCWDSYLDNDLTPDDFVDWLASWVGVDVDERWPLDRRRRLIDEAVGIYRVRGTAAGLAAHVALYAGTTPEIVDSGGCEWSQTADTAFTGTSDASLTVRLPVDDPDSLSIGTVERIVAASRPAHVVFKVEILSAAGKVVAEATESKPAAEAGAGDGGEADDSAPGAIDLPGSEKVELAAPGPTSEDERDEDAGEGSSEGKEPSG, encoded by the coding sequence ATGGCCGTCATCGAGGCATCGTCGCTCCCGAGCCCGCGGGGCCAGTCGACCGTCGTGGTCCCCGAGCCCGGCCGGGGTACCACCCCAGGTCTCGGCGTGGCCCGCCCCCTGTCGGAGGAGCTGCCGTCGCTGCTGCAGGAGGACGACTTCTGCGTGCGGTTCACGCAAGGCCTCGACGAAGTGCTCGCTCCCGTCTTCGCCACGATCGACTGCTGGGACTCGTACCTCGACAACGACCTGACGCCCGACGATTTCGTCGACTGGCTTGCCAGCTGGGTCGGCGTCGATGTCGACGAGAGATGGCCGTTGGATCGCCGGCGCCGTCTCATCGACGAGGCGGTGGGCATCTACAGGGTGCGGGGCACAGCCGCCGGACTCGCCGCGCACGTGGCGCTCTACGCCGGCACCACACCCGAGATCGTGGACAGCGGCGGATGCGAGTGGTCGCAGACCGCCGACACGGCATTTACGGGCACGAGCGATGCCTCGTTGACGGTGCGGCTGCCTGTCGACGACCCCGACTCTTTGAGCATCGGGACCGTGGAGCGGATCGTCGCGGCGTCGCGCCCGGCGCACGTCGTGTTCAAGGTGGAGATCCTCAGCGCCGCCGGCAAGGTGGTGGCGGAGGCCACTGAATCAAAGCCCGCGGCGGAGGCGGGGGCAGGCGATGGCGGAGAGGCGGATGATTCCGCTCCGGGTGCCATCGATCTGCCAGGATCGGAGAAGGTCGAGCTTGCTGCGCCCGGGCCGACCAGCGAGGACGAACGGGACGAGGACGCCGGGGAGGGGTCTTCGGAAGGGAAGGAGCCCTCGGGTTGA
- a CDS encoding putative baseplate assembly protein: MSLPAPNLDDRRFQSLVDDAKRLVQQRCPEWSDHNVSDPGVTLIETFAYMVDQLLYRLNRVPDRNYVKFLELIGVRLFPPTAATTPVTFWLSAPQDNPIVVPAGVEVATPRADVDQSAVAFTTGEELQIIPCELSFVCSIPTGGTWRNHTDALMLSPFSCFSAQPAPDEVLLFGLSAGVPNCAVSLRFDCEIEGVGVDPEWPPLVWEAYDGNDWAECELDSDSTGGLNRAGEVVLHIPGTHQMSLDHQLRAGWVRARVTAPEEGQPFYSNSPLIKRVSASTVGGTTPAVQAELVDDEVLGLSEGVAGQRYLVSRSPVIPTPGGAVVEVSSDDEGWQEWTEVGDFSQSTEEDRHFALDAVNGEIVFGPVVRNDDGTLTQFGAVPPKGSVIRIRGYHTGGGRRGNIARGAIKVLRTTIPFITRVENRRPATGGVDGEDIEEAKVRGPIVLRTLNRAVTAEDYEQLARQAAPETARVHAVPALAPEDAGGVRVLVVPSVADDEDGRLSFERLVPPAETLSNIASALDLKRTIGARVMVEPPSYQGVTVVAMMRARPWADANRLQDNATRALYRYLHPISGGLQGTGWPFGRPVHVGEIYALLQSLPGVELVEDARLFAANPITGERGQAAQRVEVAPTALVFSYEHQIRVEGAA, translated from the coding sequence ATGTCGCTGCCCGCACCCAACCTCGACGACCGCCGGTTCCAGAGCCTCGTCGACGACGCCAAGCGCCTCGTCCAGCAGCGCTGCCCCGAGTGGAGCGACCACAACGTCTCCGATCCCGGCGTCACTCTCATCGAGACGTTCGCCTACATGGTCGACCAGCTCCTGTACAGGCTCAACCGTGTGCCGGACCGCAATTACGTCAAGTTCCTGGAGCTGATCGGCGTCCGGCTGTTCCCGCCGACCGCAGCGACGACGCCTGTCACGTTCTGGTTGTCGGCGCCGCAGGACAACCCGATCGTCGTTCCCGCCGGCGTGGAGGTGGCGACACCCCGTGCAGACGTCGATCAGTCGGCCGTGGCGTTCACCACAGGCGAGGAGCTCCAGATCATCCCGTGCGAGCTCAGCTTCGTATGCTCGATCCCGACGGGCGGAACCTGGCGTAACCACACGGACGCGCTGATGCTGTCGCCGTTCTCATGCTTCTCGGCGCAACCGGCGCCCGACGAGGTGCTGTTGTTCGGGCTCTCCGCTGGCGTCCCCAACTGCGCTGTCAGCCTCCGCTTCGACTGCGAGATAGAAGGCGTCGGTGTCGACCCCGAGTGGCCACCACTGGTGTGGGAGGCGTACGACGGCAACGACTGGGCGGAATGCGAGCTCGACTCCGACAGCACAGGAGGCCTGAACCGGGCCGGCGAGGTCGTGCTCCACATCCCCGGCACCCACCAGATGTCCCTGGACCACCAGCTACGAGCCGGATGGGTGCGCGCCCGGGTGACAGCTCCCGAGGAGGGCCAGCCCTTCTACAGCAACTCCCCGCTGATCAAGAGGGTTTCTGCTAGCACCGTCGGCGGGACGACGCCCGCGGTGCAGGCCGAGCTCGTCGACGACGAGGTCCTCGGGCTGTCGGAGGGTGTCGCCGGCCAGCGTTACCTCGTCTCGCGCTCACCCGTGATCCCGACCCCTGGCGGCGCCGTCGTCGAGGTGTCCAGCGACGACGAGGGCTGGCAGGAGTGGACGGAGGTCGGCGACTTCTCGCAGAGCACGGAAGAAGATCGCCACTTCGCGCTCGACGCTGTCAACGGAGAGATCGTGTTCGGTCCTGTCGTGCGCAACGACGACGGCACCCTCACACAGTTCGGTGCCGTGCCGCCGAAGGGTTCCGTCATCCGCATCCGCGGGTACCACACCGGCGGCGGCAGGAGAGGCAACATAGCGCGCGGCGCGATCAAGGTCTTGAGGACCACGATCCCGTTCATCACCCGGGTCGAGAACCGCAGGCCGGCCACTGGCGGCGTGGACGGCGAGGACATCGAGGAAGCCAAGGTCCGCGGGCCGATCGTGCTGCGCACCCTGAACAGGGCGGTGACAGCGGAGGACTACGAGCAGCTCGCCCGCCAGGCTGCTCCCGAGACGGCGCGGGTGCACGCTGTGCCGGCCCTCGCCCCCGAGGACGCCGGGGGTGTGCGCGTTCTGGTCGTGCCTTCGGTCGCCGACGACGAGGACGGCAGGCTCAGCTTCGAGCGGCTCGTCCCGCCCGCAGAGACCTTGAGCAACATCGCTTCCGCGCTCGACCTCAAGCGCACGATCGGCGCCCGCGTCATGGTGGAGCCGCCGTCGTACCAGGGGGTCACCGTCGTCGCGATGATGCGGGCGCGCCCGTGGGCCGATGCCAACCGCCTGCAGGACAACGCCACGCGCGCTCTCTACCGGTATCTGCACCCGATCAGCGGCGGCCTCCAGGGGACCGGATGGCCGTTCGGGCGTCCTGTCCACGTCGGCGAGATCTACGCGTTGCTGCAGTCTTTGCCCGGAGTCGAGCTGGTAGAGGACGCCCGGCTGTTCGCTGCCAACCCGATCACCGGAGAACGCGGGCAGGCCGCCCAGCGCGTCGAAGTGGCTCCGACCGCTCTCGTATTCTCCTATGAGCACCAGATCCGTGTGGAAGGGGCTGCTTAG
- a CDS encoding GPW/gp25 family protein, with the protein MSTDPTGSIALAGDDRNLEQAIRLILATAPGERPMRPEFGCGIHNFVFAPANATTAGRLSSEVKRSLARWEPRIDVQSVDVSVDQFDRGAMYISINYTKKGSYDPRNLVFPFYVIPEGE; encoded by the coding sequence GTGAGCACCGACCCGACCGGGAGCATCGCCCTTGCGGGGGACGATCGCAACCTGGAGCAGGCGATACGCCTCATCCTCGCGACCGCGCCCGGCGAGAGACCGATGCGTCCGGAGTTCGGCTGCGGCATACACAACTTCGTGTTCGCTCCGGCGAACGCCACCACCGCAGGGCGCCTCTCGTCCGAGGTCAAGAGATCCCTCGCCCGGTGGGAACCGCGCATCGACGTGCAGTCCGTCGATGTCAGCGTCGACCAGTTCGACCGCGGCGCCATGTACATCTCGATCAACTACACGAAGAAGGGGTCCTACGACCCGCGCAACTTGGTCTTCCCCTTCTATGTGATACCCGAGGGAGAGTAG
- a CDS encoding VgrG-related protein, which translates to MTMTDTTSAQIDVRVEGTPLNPMVAAKLISAEVDTTVFVPSQFRLVFRAPSTQVLEPGGLQLGVMVMLQVTTGGAPTPLMTGDITGVEVEYGPEGHLTIVTGLDRSHRLMRGTKTMAYPQMSASDVVTQIVAEAGLMTGEVIPTSTQYEWVTQPNVSPWVFIQQLAALENCVAYVDPMGLFQFGPMNKPEEGLPPVMSYAEPPQGTQLVLGKNLIRLRCNVTSSEQVPAVTVTGYNPKQAMPVVGLFPSAPSTSQSLDPGTLPPALAGEVGALPFFDASRPFDDQGAAEKRAESIAADIAGALAEMEGECLGNPAILAGEVISLGMVGPPFDGQYVCTAARHRFEPGNGGYSTWFTVGGMRDRSMLALASGSGGVSDLTGNGRVPGVAIGIVTDNMDPESQGRVKVMFPWLSEAYVSAWARTMQIGAGKAGGYGCLFIPEVGDEVLVGFDRGHVDSPYVIGNLYNGVSKPQPAPSIEGGVANRRIMSRMRHMIEFDDGPDKLGITIVDGEQTLTIKLDSQQQTITINSEGQINIQAQGALSLKATADIGIESEGNVSIKGTGGVSVQSPASLSMEGAGGVKVEGSNVSVSAPQISLGA; encoded by the coding sequence ATGACCATGACCGACACGACCAGCGCCCAGATCGACGTCCGGGTCGAGGGAACGCCGCTCAACCCGATGGTCGCCGCGAAGCTGATCTCGGCGGAGGTCGACACGACGGTGTTCGTGCCGTCGCAGTTCAGGCTCGTCTTCCGTGCGCCGAGCACGCAGGTGCTCGAGCCCGGCGGCCTCCAGCTCGGTGTGATGGTGATGCTCCAGGTGACCACGGGCGGGGCACCGACTCCGCTCATGACCGGTGACATCACCGGGGTCGAAGTGGAGTACGGGCCGGAGGGGCACCTCACGATCGTGACGGGTCTGGACCGGTCGCACCGGCTCATGCGCGGGACCAAGACCATGGCCTACCCGCAAATGTCAGCCTCGGATGTCGTCACCCAGATCGTCGCCGAGGCCGGGCTCATGACCGGTGAGGTAATTCCCACTAGCACTCAATACGAATGGGTTACCCAGCCCAACGTCAGCCCGTGGGTGTTCATCCAGCAGCTTGCGGCGCTTGAGAACTGCGTCGCTTACGTCGATCCGATGGGACTGTTTCAGTTCGGGCCCATGAACAAGCCGGAGGAAGGGCTGCCTCCGGTGATGTCGTACGCGGAGCCCCCCCAAGGCACCCAGCTGGTGCTCGGCAAGAATCTGATCCGCCTGCGCTGCAATGTCACCAGCTCCGAGCAGGTTCCGGCCGTGACGGTGACCGGGTACAACCCCAAACAAGCGATGCCCGTCGTAGGCCTCTTTCCGAGCGCGCCATCCACGTCGCAGAGCCTGGACCCTGGCACCCTGCCCCCCGCTCTCGCCGGTGAGGTGGGTGCGCTTCCCTTCTTCGACGCCAGTCGTCCCTTCGACGATCAGGGGGCCGCGGAGAAGCGGGCGGAGTCCATCGCCGCCGACATCGCCGGCGCGCTCGCCGAGATGGAAGGCGAATGCCTCGGCAACCCGGCAATCCTTGCGGGAGAGGTGATCAGCCTCGGCATGGTGGGCCCGCCCTTCGACGGCCAATACGTGTGCACCGCGGCCCGCCACCGCTTCGAACCGGGCAACGGCGGGTATTCCACCTGGTTCACCGTCGGCGGCATGCGCGACCGCTCGATGCTCGCGCTGGCCTCTGGCAGTGGTGGTGTCTCCGACCTAACGGGCAACGGCCGGGTGCCTGGAGTGGCGATCGGCATCGTCACGGACAACATGGACCCGGAGAGCCAAGGGCGGGTCAAGGTGATGTTCCCCTGGCTCTCGGAGGCCTATGTGAGCGCGTGGGCCCGCACGATGCAGATCGGTGCCGGGAAGGCCGGCGGCTACGGCTGCCTTTTCATTCCGGAGGTCGGCGACGAGGTCCTGGTCGGCTTCGACAGGGGACATGTCGACAGCCCTTACGTGATCGGGAACCTCTACAACGGAGTCTCCAAACCGCAACCCGCTCCCAGCATCGAGGGCGGCGTGGCGAACAGGAGGATCATGTCGCGGATGCGACACATGATCGAGTTCGACGACGGCCCGGACAAGCTCGGAATCACCATCGTCGACGGCGAACAGACGTTGACGATCAAGCTCGATTCCCAGCAGCAGACGATCACCATCAACTCCGAGGGCCAGATCAACATTCAGGCGCAAGGCGCGCTCTCGCTCAAGGCGACCGCCGATATAGGAATCGAGTCCGAGGGCAACGTGTCGATCAAAGGAACCGGCGGGGTCTCCGTCCAGTCGCCCGCCTCTTTGTCCATGGAAGGGGCCGGCGGGGTCAAGGTCGAGGGAAGCAACGTGAGCGTTTCCGCTCCCCAGATCAGCCTCGGTGCTTAG